One Halobacteriovorax sp. GB3 genomic window carries:
- a CDS encoding riboflavin synthase: protein MFTGLVKEIGKVKSVIPNKEGKLLIIESKELISEIEIDDSVSVNGACQTAVKVDVDCFTVQAVHMTLEKSSLGTLRAGDEVNLELALRASDRLGGHIVQGHVNDLGTIVTIDNRGDNYLVRLQVSKEQMKYIVKEGSITIDGISLTVADVEEESRIFTVSIIPHTWKNTVLRNRYTGSKVNIEVDILGKYIENLLKYKDNGPAPLSDAWLKSKGY from the coding sequence ATGTTTACTGGCCTAGTAAAAGAAATTGGAAAAGTTAAATCTGTGATTCCAAATAAAGAGGGAAAGCTTCTCATTATTGAATCAAAAGAGCTTATTTCTGAAATAGAAATTGATGATTCCGTTTCTGTAAACGGTGCCTGTCAAACAGCAGTTAAAGTAGATGTTGATTGCTTCACTGTTCAAGCTGTTCATATGACATTGGAAAAGAGCTCGCTTGGAACATTAAGAGCTGGCGATGAAGTGAATCTAGAATTAGCGCTTAGGGCTTCGGATCGTCTTGGTGGCCACATTGTACAAGGCCATGTTAACGACCTTGGCACAATTGTTACGATTGATAACCGAGGTGATAATTATCTCGTGCGACTTCAAGTCTCAAAAGAGCAAATGAAATATATTGTAAAAGAAGGTTCCATTACAATTGATGGCATTTCTCTAACGGTTGCTGATGTAGAAGAAGAATCTAGAATCTTTACTGTTTCAATTATTCCACACACTTGGAAAAATACGGTACTAAGAAATCGTTACACTGGCAGTAAGGTTAATATAGAGGTAGATATACTAGGTAAGTATATTGAGAACCTTTTAAAGTACAAAGATAACGGTCCTGCACCATTATCAGATGCTTGGTTAAAATCTAAGGGTTATTAG